The Ciconia boyciana chromosome 7, ASM3463844v1, whole genome shotgun sequence region GTAAGTaccacagaagtatttttaatactttcacCTGGAACTCTCTGGCAGTTGTTATGTTAGGCTCTGTTTTGAACTTGCATACGttttaaattacatatataaaaatgaatattggAAGGACATGTTATCTTTAGTACTTTCTGTTCTGCGGATGAAAAAACCTAAGCCTTCTGCTGTACATCATTCTAGTGTGTAACTAAAGAgttctgaaaacattaaaaattaaagcaaagccCAAGCTGAAAATTTTACTGTAAATGGAAACTATTGAAAATTATGGTGAGCTGGCTGCTTCCTGTAAGAACTCCAGTACCTTGGGGAAATCAGATTTCCCTTCCCAAAGAGAGATGGTCTGGAACTGTCAGAAGCTCCTGATTTCCCAGATGATAGACTCTGGTAGCTTTTACGGATTGTGAGGAGCGATTCTTTCTATGAATTTTGTGCTCTGATGGAAGGCTTGAGCATGTTTGAGAGAGTGCAGGTTGTGATCTGTAATCTTATGCCATTAGtccaatgaaattattttcagctaaGCTAAACTGCAAATGTGTGCAGGTCTAGATAGTACTGTTGTCTCTGCTGTCTCTTAAACAGTTGCTCttattttcaagtgaaataGCTATTCtatctgtgatttttctgctttgtgggAACTATATTGGATGAGACAAGGCTTTCACTGAAGTTCTAGTGGtcataaaaaaggaattttgttcATAAAAACTAAAGGGATGTTCCAGGCACTGCCTGTCCTGTTTTACTCATGATCATTGATGTGGTATTGTGCTATTTTGGTTAAATGCTCTCATTTTCTTAGTATGAAAAGAACAAAGGGCAATTTTCTGTGACAAATCTGACAATACCAGGCTTATGTGTATCTGAGAGTAATGGAGATGAAATTCAGGTGGGTAGGAGATTCTGCCCACCCTATAGTAAAACCACAAAGGGATAATTTCAGCACgtggaatttttttctcaccttGCTAAGAACCAGTTTTACCCCTGTGGAATGGGCACGTACACCTTCTGGTCTCTGGAGCAAGTGATTCTGCTTGTGATATACATACCCTCAGAGAACAAGAAAAGCTCGTACTTGGATACACAGTCTCAGCAGAGGAATGTGTCTGTAGGAGGCAATGCAGTGAGCTTGTGTGCTGTTTTGTTTACACAGAGTAAAGGtggatttaaattaaaaccagcagGCTTGTATCCCCCTGCTAATTTCATCATAGAGCATCAACCTACAGAGTGTTCTGTCTTCTTGCCAGAGTGAATGTTAAAGTAGTGTTTGTACAGATGCTTTTCTCataaaaaatgtactttgaaGGGACTGAAGATGATGAGAACTGAGGTCAGATACTCAAGCTGatttaccttttatttatttccctcttcCTGTAGGCTACAGTTCTGCATTAGTCATTTTTCATGGAATGAAGTTGTCGTTGCCACCGTGGGGTTGGGGTTAAAGTGGAGGAGACTTTGGAAGAGAGGaattaatataaatttataaGATATTGCTTgcataaataacagaaaacaatagTATTTATACCCTCTTATAGCACAGTTACCTAGAATAATACATACAGTAATACTATGATATGGACATGGCTGCCATTCCACTATACATAGCTGActtgttcttctgttttatcaACTTCATTCTCTGTGAGCAGCAATGTATCCAGCAGAATGGCCGATGATGCTTGGATGGGTGAGCTCTTCAGCCTCATTGGGCTCTGGTACATAATGGGGTTAATCCCGTTTCTCATCCCATGCATGACAAAGAGCTTGGAATTTTCTGCCACAGAGCTTTTGAAAGAGATCCTGCTGGAGCGCTTCCGAAGGGCCTTGATAGGCTTTGTGGTCCGATAGCTGCAAGTGATGTATCTGCTGAAAGCCTCCCTAAATGTTTTGTTGAAGAGTGTATAGACAAGAGGGTTCACTCCTGAGGATACATATCCTATCCAAACAAATATCTCCATAAGCTTTTGAAAAACCTCCTTGTTGCAGGAGTTGCACAGAACTGAACTTATGTTTGTTATGAAGAATGGGCACCACatcaacaagaaaagaaaaaatacaatccCCAGAACTTTTGACGCCCTTTGTTCGTTGGTTATGGTTTGCATGGACTTCCTCCCAATCGTAGATGTTCTGCAGATAGGCATGTCATTGGATAAAGTCTTGTCCTTTCTGGAGCCATTTAGCATGGCCACCTTTTCTGGTGAGGAGGCAGGTGTTGTGTCACGCTGAAATACTGTGGACACTGTTGACCAAGTGAAACGCTGAGGTGGCTTGTTGATCAAGTAGGCCTTCTTGCGTAGCACTTGGATTGTCAGAAAATAAGTGACTATCATGATAGCGAGGGGAATGAAGAACGCAGCCACTGATCCATACAGAATGAAGTCATGAAAACGATCAGGCATCAGGACACATGTGATGTTTGTAGAGTTGCCATTTCCATCTTCAATGCCTCTGATAGGGATTGGAATAGCAATGCCTACAGGAGAAAAACCAAGTACTTAGCGTATGGTAATCGCTGGCAATCTCTTTTTTTGGGCCTGAAGCCTCAGGGTCTCTAAAGAAAGGTAGTTCCTGAGCTCTGGAGCAGGCACAGGATGACAGAGAACGTGAATTGTTGAGAGCATCATGTAGGTAATTGGGCAAATAGTACTTTGTGAGACTTGGCAAGCTCAGCTTGAGCAGGGTGCCCTTTCTAAGGAGATTGGGCCTAACCCTTAGTGATTGAGGAAGCAGTATAAAAGTTGCCAACTTCTCAAGTGTAAAACACATTAATTGCTTTGACTCTGGTTGTTAGAATTAGTATGGCTTTTCCTCCAGTGAAATATGTTTCCCTAATGCTATctgcttcccccccaccccggggtaACCTTTGCACTTTTTGAAGGGCAGTTCTGTAAATacataaaacttttctttctctcttatcTTAACCACATCAAGTGCCTGGacacagctgatttttttcacccTGCTTGACTCTTTCATATATACAAGTAGTTAAATAGGTGCCAGAATTATGCAGTGTGTGTTTGAGATGGATTTGTTGTTTAAAGTCTCTTGCATATTTAAGAGTGTTTAAATGAGGCTAGCTAGGTCTGTAATTCACCACtcgtttaaaaaaaatgttagcagtcttgtcttttaaatgaattttttataaCCACTAAATTATAGTCAGCACTTCATTTGCCAGCAGTCTGACATTACAACAAAAACAATAGGTTCCTTGCTGTCTGGTGAAGGTTATTTGTGCTATGTTTCCTGATACCACTTAATGAGATCTAGGGATTTACTGTATTCCTCTGCTACTCTGCTTACTGAAGTTGGTTGAAGGCAGCAAGAGCAAAATGCTTTACCCTTCAGGCACTTGATCCCTTTCTTAATAAGAGGCATACCTTCAGATACAGCAGACATTTAAAATGAGGATTGAACCAAATTAACCTTTGATTTGGAGAACCCTGGCTCAGCTGCAGAGTACTTTTTtgttaagtaaaaaataaatgaaaaagtacaGCACTGattaataacaataaatcaGGCGTTAAAAGGTCAACTTGTAAATGTCTTGTCATGCTaacagtttccttttttgtgaTAAAATAGAGATAGCATCTTTTCTCCTATCATCGCAGctcttccagattttttttcaagttggGATTTTTGGGTTTAGGTATGTATGCCTCAGCCAAGGAGATGGATGTACCCATTCTCCTATGCATCATTGGCCTTAATAATCcagaataattttgttctttctcttgcaCACAGAGCATACAGCATTATGCCTGTGGCTGTCTGCAGCATGCATTAAGTTACTcgaattaaatgttttcactgCCTTAGCtcatttaacagatttttttaaggtgaGGTGCCACATGCACATCACAGAGGTGCTAATATCATAAAAGTTTATGCATTGGCATACTTTATATAAACTGttcagggtttgggtttttggggggtttttgttggtttgtttttgtttgtttcgttgttttttttcttagaagttAGCCTTTCTATATGCTATATTGCCAGTGCATCTCAGTCTTCAGTGTGAATGTTACCAGCCACTCATTTATCTTTCAATCTTTGATGTAAGTAATTAACCTTTTGTTACTTGCTTCATGGGACAATTGTAAGGCGCAGATTTTAGCAGCATCTACTCAAGGCTTAAAATTGTGTTTGGGACAGAATATACTACCACAGGAACATGAAATCTTGCTTTCCCAGAAGACATGCTATGCATGCAGAtattgtcttctgtttttttggACTTTTAGGAACATGAAGAAGAATGATGATAATCCCTACTCAATCCTTGCCCTTTCTGGTAAGCCTGATAAGGAGCGGTTCAGGCAGATTTTTATGATGTAGCTATTTATGATCCAAGAGGTGGATTTAGGCCAGCCTGGGTGTTAGGGTCTGCTAATCAATAGTACTTGGccaaattttccattttgtccaGCTTTCATCTATTGTTTTGGACGTGAAAAGTTTCTGCATTCCTTTTCCAGTCTCTGAGTCTCACGTACCTATTGAAATGAGCCAAACCACGATGATTTTGATGATTGTTGTAGCCCATGAATTGTACTGACTAGCCTGGATTGGCTTTTTAATCGCAATATAGCGGTCTAGTGAGATGGCACAGAGGTGCATGATGGAAGCTGTGGAAAAGAGGACGTCAAGGAACAGCCAGATAGGACACAAGGCAGCTGGAAAAGGCCAGGCATTGtctgaaagagaacagaaaactcATTAGAATCTAAGCTTTTTGAGAGTTTTCAGTATGTGGTTTTCCCTTGGCATCAGTACCTTTTGAGAAGTTCATAATACTACAGGAACTGAGCTTTGCCACTGCCTCAGCCAGATTCTGTCTTACGTTTTAGTTAGCTCCTAACTGGCATGGTTGCTTCCATCATATTGATCAGGCTGTTTGTGTATTACAAgccttttcctgtctttttgttctttttagaTCATAAGCTTTTTGTGGCAAGGACTCTGgataaaaaagttttttaaaaatgggccATGACTGTGCTTGGCCCTTGCACCCTGCTGTTAAATGATTATTTTCAGCTATGTCTACTTGATAGTCCTATGATTCAAGGTTGTATTAAATGGAGGGGATAACAGGTCATACCCAATCTATTAGTCAATCAGTGCAGAACCGTGGTTGAATCTTAGTGGTGACCTTGAAGAATCTAGTtcacacagttttaaaattagtttacTGTGTCACTTGACCAGATACAGTTGAGTACTAATGTGGCAAAGCAAAGCTCTTCTGTCTCAGTAATGATTTGATAAAAATTGAAGGGATTTCATGTGTGTCTTTCCCCTCCCGGCgggccctccccccccccgcccccccaagaGTGATGGCTTGGATTTTAAGTCTGGCATCCTGTAACTTCTTCCAGTAGTTATCTGTCTTAATATTAATCTTTATAGCAAACATAGGGTCTGTCAACTGCATTGTGTCCAACATAAAGGTTTTGTATTGTTCAGCTTTCCAAAAGGCTCATATTTTTTTGAGAGCTGGGTCTCCCCATCAATGTTTACAATACCAAAGCGAATGAACTTTAATGAaactctgattattttttttcttaactgctttattttcactCACAAGTAGTTTGTATTGCAATCCAGTGCTAGCAGTGTTCAATTTGAGGTGCACCTTAGTGTTGTGTGTCTGTAAGAATGTTCTCTAGTCCTAGGGAAAAATGTGTGAACACAGaagttttttctatttctgatgGCAGAAGTTGATCTACTAAATATATTCTCCTTCCTTACAAAATTCAGCTGTACTCAATCAGTAGGCACATTAATAGTATTGCCAGAGAAATCAGTTCTTTGCTGAATGacaattaaggaaaaaaaaaagacatttctaacAAATCACATTGGTTTTAATCTCCTTGATCTGAATAAATAGATCTGCGTGCTGAGAATGTCAAATGAGCTGGACTATTGTAATGCCCAGTCTTATCAGTGTGGTAATGTTGCAGTAGTTTgagattaaaacattttttcataatGTGACTGGTAGATGGAAATTATAATGGTGCTGCCTTGACTTGAATTATAAACTCCAGAGGATGGAAAATTTTATAAAGTCAGACGTAGCACATACTTGTCCGCACTCTTACCTATGGTGTGAAACCTTGCCCGTTGAACAAGGAAAGCGGATGGATGGAGCCCTGAACCCAACCTCACCCATCCCCAAAGCAGTGGACTCCAGGTGAGGATGACGTAGGCAGTgaggcagaagggaaagaggCGGTCTACTTTCAAATCATTAACCAGTAAATTTTAGTATCTAGCTGCATATTTCCTAAAATAGATATTATGGTTGAAATTATGCttcaaaaaattattctgtcagGCAGGTATGAGAAAGTTGTAATTAGTATATTATGAAACGCTTACTCATATTTAGTTTTTCTATCTACATTTTCAGCTGGCAGTAAGGTATGGTgcctttctgaaggaaaaaaaaaaaggaaaacgaAAATGTCTTGTGGCTCATGTaaccagctgaaaaaaaaaaagaaaaaaaaccaaaacaacaaaaaaaaaacagttaaaagaaataattgatttGATGggctttaaatgtttttgcttgCTCCAGAAAAATAAGACAACCACTTTTGACTCTGTGATGAAGGATTAGTTCAGATAAAACGTGAACAATGGAAAATGTATTCTACATCTTGAAGGATGGCAGATAATACAGCTGGATTTCAAGTGAGCAAGCAGCTAATACTTCTGTTGGAGAGTACTTACAAGCCGCTCCGTGGATTAtaactgctttgctttctgcagaattGCAGTGTGataaattctttccttttgtagTTAATTTactctttgcagaagaaaacccttaaatattttgcaacaaaaagctcttttccttcttttaaatatagatgTATTTAAACAGCTGTCTGATGCAAAGCAACCTTGCATGTTTTTGAGTTGTAAGAGCTTTTGTTAGTTAAGTGCAACTGAACAGAGAAAGCTTtgtcttctctttattttcgTTTTGTTTTGAACTGGGTGCAGAAGGCAGTAAGTTGTCACATTCATGATTATAGCATTATGTACtattatatttgtgtgtatgaTATGATGTTTTTATCCAAACAAAATCAGAGTAGACTTTAAATGCAGAGGCTGATAAGAATTGAAGAATGTGCTTATTATttacacaaaacaaatattGTGAAACTGATACTTCAAAGTCCAGAAGAGTCATGTAGTTGTCTAGGATTCATACTGTggtatattttgcttttacttattTTGATTTGTTGGTTACACCTGTGTTAGAAGCTCTATGCCTAGTGTTTGAGGGACTGCTCTGGGCTGAGATTTtgtgctttcctggaggtggtgGTGTGTATCAATGTTGGCCTATTCTGTTAGTTTAGGAGTAGGGAAAAGATGGAATATTAATTTCCCCTCAGGACTCCAGAAGGCATCTCTGACCCTAGAACATGACAGTGACCTGCTTGTTTGTTGTCCTGCTTTATAGTTCAGACTGAAGGTAAAATTAGTATGTCCTGCCAAGCGGTGATACGAAACCATTAGCAGGTCATGCTTAGTTTGGATTGTTACAAGTTCTGATTCTCCTAGTATAGATCCACACTGTTGGAGCAAACCAGAGCATTTACTGGGCTGACTGAGATTCTccacctcctttttcttttggagttGAAATGCTGATTCAAACAAGCTAATGGattgggtttttaaatttttttttaaaatgcctagGTTACCTGACAAACTTGCCTGCCTGAAAACTTGTCTGGTTTCTCCAACTGTCAGGTGGTATAAGATAAAAAGATATTCCTCCTTCCTACAAGCCCTGCCTCGGAtcttcccagcactgcagcgagcagtgctgctgttgcaggTTACTTTCCTTATTTTGAGTCAATACAAGATAAAATACGTCTTTTAAGATTTGTCTTGCACCTTAAGAGAAGTAAGATGAGCTTTTACCACAACTGTCTACCCTTGATTAatctttatttaagaaaagctttatttatagGAAATACCTTGGAAACATGTAATCCTTAAAACAAGGTACAGTATAGAAGAGCTACTTTTGCCATAAGCCAAAAGGTTTTTTGAAAGCTTGGGAGAAAGTACTGCTTGTGTACATATATAAGCATGATTAAGAGAGATCTTTAAATAGACTTGGAAACAGTTTATTCTTCTGCTATAAGGGCTGCTGAAATGTGTTGCCTGTAAAGGATTTTGTTACAGGCTGCTGAAATGTGTTGCCTGTAAGGGATTTTGTTGCTGTTAGATAATTATGCTTTTACTGAGATGGAAATTGGGTATTTTTAATCACTAGCTGACTTAAGCCTAGGCTTCAGTCTTCAAattggtgtgtgtgtgtctgtagcCTGCATGTGTGGTGTTCACCCTTGTGTCAGTATTCAGCTTTGTGGACTGCATAGGCCTGGCGTTTCCAGGCTGCTGTCTTGCTGTTTCACCCCCGTGGTTGCCTGCCTTTATTTCTCTGCTACAACAGTAGTTGTTCACTGTCACATAGTTTTTTGAATTTagttaaagtaattttttttattagagttGCTTTGTGAGGAATAAACCTTTGTTGTCTTATCTTTAGATTTGAGATTTTGGAAAGTAGCCCTCAGTTAAAGCAGTTTTCTCTGGTAGTTTGCGCAAGCAAGAAGGGAAGGTTTGCTGTGGTTCGTCATCAGTAATGAGGGAAGATTAAGATGGCGATTGCTTgtgacagattttaaaaataatggtttgCAGCCTAGGATGATCAGCATTACCTTCTGATTTTTAAGTGGATGAGTATCAGGAAtagagaatatattttaaaagatggtaCATGCACTGTCTCCAAGTAACCCATTGCCCACCAAGCTGGGGATAACAGACTTCTTCCTGATGCAGGCTTTGCAAATGAGAGGATCTCTCAAGTTTATTTGCTAATTTCGCTATCCGATGAATAGcaacatttttgctttccttcaaaAGTTCTCAGTGTTAGAAATTTGGATAACTCTTTTGAAAGCTAGATTTCAGAGAATGCAATTATTCCTAACAcaccctcctttttttttggagaaatTAGAAGAATTTAGCAAGCAATAAAAGCAATGAACTGTTTGTATATTCTGACACTCGCACTCCTAAATTAAAATTGCAATGTGTATTTGTACCAGAGTACATCTTGGTCACTCTGCTGTTTGTGGTATTATACCTGTGAGCGagttacagatttatttattttataaaagggGCAGCTCTTTATTACTGAGACAGTctatttctgaagatttttctgtAAGCGTACTGTCAGGGCATGGAGCCAATATCTGTAGTAGGTTTTGAATTTGAACACTCTGTGACACATTAGTTTTTACAGTCAGGATCATTTAATGTGACTGCACTTTAGTTCACAccttttccttcaaatattCACCTCATAATTAGAGATCAGTCCCAAATCGGAAGCATAATATTTGTATTCTGTATCTAGAAGCTGCACCCAGCTATTTCATTATTATGGAAACATTCCTGTGTGGAAGTGCCAGGAGCCTGGATTTAATTGGCTCTCTGGCTATCAATGATTACTCTATGTTCAAGTAGCTATCTGGCTAATGTAGCTTCAAGATTTAGACTTGTTATGTATTTAAATGTCTGTTCTAGCTTTGTTCCAGTAACTCCTCATGTTTTTCTCATGCTTTGAACTTCTATAAACACCTCAGCATCTTCTCCCAGTCGGTGAAGAGGCAAAGCAGTTTTTCTGGTTGGCTGCCAAAGAGAGATTTGTATGcaagaaatttcagttttaaccACTGCTATGTGAAAGGCTGGTCACAGTCTTACTTAGTTAATTATAACTAATTTTGCTACTTTCTTGTAAGCTTCCTGCAACATGAAAGATGCTTTTGTTtgacttttaaattaagattcCTAGCGTGTTTTAAACTGTTGTAACCAAGGTTAGCACTGGATTAATTGAGAGATTAAGGAGCAATAGTCTCTTtataaagttaaaaagaaaagatttattagtttggcaaaaggaaaataataaaaaaaaaaaatccaaaacaaaaaaactccatCACCACCATAAAACAACTCCACAAAATCCAGAGCTTGCCTTCCCTTTGTATTGATTGCTAGTCCAATACTAGTACTTTCTATGGTTAGtagttttagttttattattaaTGAGGCCTTTGGCAGGAACAAAGCAGTTACAGTatctgtatgtatgtacataccTATTTCTTGCCTCTACACACACATGTGAACATACATGACATACCAAGGTTTTTCCTAAGTGGctgtgtttttttcaagttaGAAATCACAGTCCTGGTCATGTATGTTCATTTGTCTTTTTAGAAACTGTTGCTTGAAAAAAGACTATTTTATG contains the following coding sequences:
- the HTR2B gene encoding 5-hydroxytryptamine receptor 2B isoform X2 — protein: MSYPLHFLNGSGVGNGSLSPLSVTGEPKQDYPSDEQGNKVRWAALLILLVIIPTIGGNILVILAVSLEKKLQYATNYFLTSLAVADLLVGLFVMPIALLIVLFGIAIPIPIRGIEDGNGNSTNITCVLMPDRFHDFILYGSVAAFFIPLAIMIVTYFLTIQVLRKKAYLINKPPQRFTWSTVSTVFQRDTTPASSPEKVAMLNGSRKDKTLSNDMPICRTSTIGRKSMQTITNEQRASKVLGIVFFLFLLMWCPFFITNISSVLCNSCNKEVFQKLMEIFVWIGYVSSGVNPLVYTLFNKTFREAFSRYITCSYRTTKPIKALRKRSSRISFKSSVAENSKLFVMHGMRNGINPIMYQSPMRLKSSPIQASSAILLDTLLLTENEVDKTEEQVSYV
- the HTR2B gene encoding 5-hydroxytryptamine receptor 2B isoform X1, coding for MSYPLHFLNGSGVGNGSLSPLSVTGEPKQDYPSDEQGNKVRWAALLILLVIIPTIGGNILVILAVSLEKKLQYATNYFLTSLAVADLLVGLFVMPIALLIVLFDNAWPFPAALCPIWLFLDVLFSTASIMHLCAISLDRYIAIKKPIQASQYNSWATTIIKIIVVWLISIGIAIPIPIRGIEDGNGNSTNITCVLMPDRFHDFILYGSVAAFFIPLAIMIVTYFLTIQVLRKKAYLINKPPQRFTWSTVSTVFQRDTTPASSPEKVAMLNGSRKDKTLSNDMPICRTSTIGRKSMQTITNEQRASKVLGIVFFLFLLMWCPFFITNISSVLCNSCNKEVFQKLMEIFVWIGYVSSGVNPLVYTLFNKTFREAFSRYITCSYRTTKPIKALRKRSSRISFKSSVAENSKLFVMHGMRNGINPIMYQSPMRLKSSPIQASSAILLDTLLLTENEVDKTEEQVSYV